Proteins from one Mycobacterium sp. EPa45 genomic window:
- a CDS encoding phytoene/squalene synthase family protein, with translation MIHTELHAAGIDDSRLVESYRYCRRLNARHGRTYFLATRLLAPSQRPPVHALYGFARYADDILDDMDTDATTADRERRLDELSDKFFSGDETEPVLAAVLHTASTYRIPLDLFEDFLTSMRMDLTVTDYPDRAALNHYMRGSAAVIGLQMLPILGTVGPPEEAAPYAEALGHAFQLTNFLRDVDEDLARDRIYLPADELAAFGVDRELLTWCHENQRTDPKVRRALTAQHDIARGVYRQARKGIALLAPQSRPCVTTAFTLYSEILDRIEAIDFAVFSRRASVGVGRRLQVFTSGLVRAHNARGAA, from the coding sequence ATGATCCACACCGAGTTGCACGCCGCGGGCATCGACGACTCGCGACTGGTCGAGTCCTACCGCTATTGCCGGCGTCTCAACGCGCGGCACGGCCGGACCTACTTCCTGGCCACCCGGTTGCTGGCCCCGTCGCAGCGACCGCCGGTGCACGCGCTGTACGGGTTTGCGCGATACGCCGACGACATCCTCGACGACATGGACACCGACGCCACCACCGCCGACCGAGAGCGCCGCCTCGACGAGCTGTCGGACAAGTTCTTCAGCGGCGACGAGACCGAACCGGTGCTGGCCGCGGTCCTGCACACCGCCAGCACCTACCGCATCCCGCTGGACTTGTTCGAGGATTTCCTGACCTCGATGCGGATGGACCTGACAGTCACCGACTATCCGGACCGCGCGGCGCTGAATCACTACATGCGGGGTTCGGCCGCGGTCATCGGCCTGCAGATGCTGCCGATCCTCGGCACCGTCGGCCCCCCTGAGGAAGCCGCGCCCTACGCCGAGGCGCTCGGGCATGCGTTTCAGCTGACGAACTTCCTGCGCGATGTCGACGAGGACCTGGCCCGCGACCGCATCTACCTGCCCGCCGACGAACTGGCCGCCTTCGGTGTGGACCGCGAGCTGCTGACCTGGTGCCACGAGAATCAGCGCACCGATCCGAAAGTTCGTCGCGCGCTCACCGCGCAACACGACATCGCCCGGGGTGTCTATCGCCAGGCGCGCAAGGGCATCGCGCTGCTGGCTCCGCAGTCGCGGCCGTGCGTGACGACCGCGTTCACGCTGTACTCGGAAATTCTGGACCGCATCGAGGCCATCGATTTCGCAGTGTTCAGCCGACGCGCCTCGGTGGGGGTGGGTCGGCGTCTGCAGGTCTTCACCTCCGGACTGGTACGGGCCCACAACGCCCGCGGCGCCGCCTGA
- the crtI gene encoding phytoene desaturase family protein, with amino-acid sequence MRSVPGATDHVVVVGAGLSGLSAALQLAGRGRSVTVLERHLFPGGRMGQADIAGYRIDTGPTVLTMPDIISDAFAAVGASMADHLELELVAPAYRASFADGGALDVHPDAATMAAAIEAFAGPEQAAGYLRLRAWLTKLYQLEFDGFIAANFSSPLSLLTPQLARLAAIGGFRGWERMVSRFITDERVQRIFTFQALYAGVPPQQALAAYAVIAYMDTVAGVYFPRGGMRAVPEAMAAAAAGAGVQFRYGSTVSELERSGSRVTAVRTDDGERIPCDAVVLTTELPLTYQLLGRTPRRPIKVRPAPSAVVVHVGVPAVGDHLLHHNISFGHNWARTFDEIIRDGVLMSDPSLLVTRPTAGDPSLAPPGRDLLYVLAPAPNLQAGVVDWKSTGDSYARQVLATAADRLMPGLDSDAEILDVVTPADWAAQGMAAGSPFALAHTFAQTGPFRPANLVRGIDNAVLAGGSTVPGVGIPTAVISGRLAADRVTGALTDRSAKSTIVSSGSR; translated from the coding sequence ATGCGTAGCGTCCCGGGCGCCACTGATCATGTCGTGGTGGTGGGCGCGGGCCTGTCGGGGCTGTCAGCAGCGCTGCAACTCGCCGGTCGCGGGCGATCGGTCACCGTGCTCGAGCGCCACTTGTTCCCGGGTGGCCGGATGGGGCAGGCCGACATCGCCGGTTACCGCATCGATACCGGTCCGACCGTGCTGACGATGCCGGACATCATCTCCGACGCGTTCGCCGCGGTCGGCGCTTCGATGGCCGATCACCTCGAGCTGGAGTTGGTCGCTCCGGCTTACCGCGCCAGCTTCGCCGACGGCGGCGCGCTGGACGTGCACCCCGATGCCGCCACGATGGCCGCGGCCATCGAAGCGTTCGCCGGGCCGGAGCAGGCGGCCGGCTACCTGAGACTGCGGGCCTGGCTCACCAAGCTCTACCAGCTGGAATTCGACGGCTTCATCGCGGCCAACTTCTCCTCGCCGTTGTCGCTGCTGACCCCGCAGCTGGCCCGGCTCGCCGCGATCGGCGGGTTCCGCGGCTGGGAACGGATGGTCAGCCGTTTCATCACCGACGAACGCGTGCAGCGGATCTTCACGTTCCAGGCGCTCTACGCCGGTGTCCCGCCCCAGCAGGCGCTGGCCGCCTACGCGGTGATCGCTTACATGGATACCGTTGCGGGCGTGTACTTTCCGCGCGGAGGCATGCGCGCGGTGCCGGAGGCCATGGCCGCCGCCGCGGCCGGGGCCGGCGTGCAGTTCCGCTACGGATCGACGGTGAGCGAGCTGGAGCGCTCCGGCTCCCGCGTGACCGCGGTGCGCACGGACGACGGTGAGCGAATCCCTTGTGACGCCGTGGTTCTCACCACCGAGCTGCCGCTGACCTACCAGCTGCTCGGCCGCACACCGCGGCGACCGATCAAGGTGCGGCCGGCGCCGTCGGCGGTCGTCGTGCACGTCGGTGTCCCCGCGGTCGGCGACCACTTGCTCCACCACAACATCAGCTTCGGGCACAACTGGGCGCGTACGTTCGACGAGATCATCCGCGACGGTGTGCTGATGAGCGATCCCTCGCTGCTGGTCACCAGGCCCACCGCGGGGGACCCGAGCCTCGCCCCGCCCGGTCGCGACCTGCTCTACGTCCTCGCTCCCGCGCCGAATCTGCAAGCGGGCGTGGTTGATTGGAAGTCGACCGGTGACAGCTATGCGCGTCAGGTGCTGGCCACCGCCGCCGACCGGCTGATGCCGGGGCTCGACAGCGACGCTGAGATCCTGGACGTCGTCACACCCGCGGACTGGGCTGCGCAGGGCATGGCCGCCGGGTCACCGTTCGCACTCGCGCACACCTTCGCCCAGACTGGTCCCTTCCGCCCCGCCAACCTCGTTCGCGGCATCGACAACGCGGTCCTGGCCGGCGGGTCGACCGTGCCCGGGGTCGGTATCCCGACGGCCGTGATCTCCGGGCGGCTGGCTGCCGACCGCGTGACCGGCGCCCTCACCGATCGTTCCGCCAAGAGCACTATCGTCAGCTCCGGAAGCAGGTAG
- a CDS encoding ABC transporter permease, translating to MTFLLRRLLYSAVVMFGVLVVVFALVHLVPGDPVRIALGTRYTPEAYQALRSASGLDRPLITQFFSYAGSALTGDLGVSFRNGEPVTATLLERLPATVSLALVGILIALVIALPAGIYSALHRGRPGDGIVRVASQFGVSVPDFWMGILLIGLFASTLGWLPTSGYRPLLQDPGGWLRHIVLPGLTVGLVAGAIMTRYVRSAVLEVADAGYVRTARSKGLPPAVVTSRHIVRNALIPVLTITGIQLATILGGVIVVEVVFAWPGLGRLTYNAVAARDYPVIQGAVLLIAALFLLINLIVDVLYAVVDPRIRLS from the coding sequence ATCACGTTCCTGCTGCGGCGGCTGTTGTATTCGGCGGTGGTGATGTTCGGCGTGCTTGTCGTGGTGTTCGCGCTGGTGCATCTGGTCCCGGGCGATCCCGTGCGCATCGCGTTGGGCACGCGCTACACACCGGAGGCCTATCAGGCGTTGCGGTCGGCCAGCGGCCTGGACCGACCGCTGATCACACAGTTCTTCTCTTATGCCGGCTCTGCGCTGACCGGCGATCTCGGCGTCAGCTTCCGCAACGGTGAGCCGGTGACCGCAACGCTGCTCGAGCGGCTGCCGGCCACGGTGTCCCTGGCGCTGGTCGGCATCCTGATCGCTTTGGTCATCGCCCTGCCCGCCGGCATCTATTCGGCGTTGCACCGAGGGCGGCCCGGTGACGGAATCGTCCGGGTGGCAAGCCAATTCGGCGTGTCGGTTCCGGACTTCTGGATGGGCATCCTGCTGATCGGCCTGTTCGCCTCGACGCTCGGCTGGTTGCCGACCTCCGGATACCGGCCGCTGCTGCAGGATCCCGGCGGTTGGCTGCGCCACATCGTATTGCCCGGGCTCACCGTCGGATTGGTGGCCGGGGCCATCATGACCCGCTACGTCCGCTCAGCCGTGCTGGAGGTCGCCGATGCCGGCTACGTGCGCACCGCCCGCTCCAAAGGACTTCCCCCCGCGGTGGTCACGTCCCGGCACATCGTGCGCAACGCGCTCATTCCGGTGCTGACCATCACCGGCATCCAGCTGGCGACGATCCTCGGCGGAGTGATCGTGGTCGAGGTGGTGTTCGCGTGGCCGGGCCTGGGACGGTTGACCTACAACGCCGTCGCCGCCCGCGACTATCCGGTGATCCAGGGTGCGGTGCTGCTGATCGCGGCGCTGTTCCTGCTCATCAATCTCATCGTCGACGTGCTGTATGCGGTGGTCGATCCCCGGATCAGGCTGTCATGA
- a CDS encoding ABC transporter permease encodes MRVSNWRLLLGNPVALISAILLLTIVVAALGAHWFAPSGVNDVDVPNALQAPSGAHWFGTDELGRDIASRVLVATRASLQVAVVSVAFALIVGVSVGLLAGYRGGWLDTVLMRCVDVMFAFPVLLLALAIVAVLGPGLTTTMLAIGVVYTPIFARVARASTLGVRVEPYVAVSRSMGSPHRYILARHVLPNISGPLIVQTSLSLAFAILSEAALSFLGLGLQPPQPSLGRMIFDSQGFVTLAWWVAVFPGAAIFVIVLAFNLLGDGLRDVLDPKQRTSTEAGRGS; translated from the coding sequence ATGAGGGTGTCGAATTGGCGCTTGCTGCTTGGCAATCCGGTCGCGTTGATCAGTGCCATACTGCTGCTGACCATCGTCGTCGCCGCTCTGGGCGCACACTGGTTCGCACCGTCGGGTGTCAATGATGTCGACGTACCGAATGCCCTGCAGGCCCCCAGCGGCGCACACTGGTTCGGCACCGACGAACTGGGCCGCGATATCGCCTCTCGGGTCCTGGTCGCCACCCGAGCCTCGCTGCAGGTGGCTGTCGTCAGCGTCGCGTTCGCACTGATCGTCGGGGTGAGCGTCGGCCTGCTCGCCGGGTACCGGGGCGGCTGGCTCGACACGGTGCTGATGCGGTGCGTCGACGTGATGTTCGCGTTCCCGGTTCTGTTGCTGGCGTTGGCAATCGTCGCCGTTCTCGGGCCGGGCCTGACCACCACAATGCTGGCGATCGGTGTCGTCTACACGCCGATCTTCGCCCGCGTCGCCCGCGCCAGCACGCTAGGTGTGCGGGTCGAACCGTATGTCGCGGTGTCGCGTTCGATGGGCAGCCCACACCGCTACATCCTGGCCCGCCACGTGCTGCCCAACATCTCCGGACCGTTGATCGTGCAGACGTCCCTGTCGCTGGCGTTCGCGATTCTTTCGGAGGCGGCGCTGTCGTTTCTGGGGCTGGGTCTGCAGCCACCTCAGCCGTCCCTGGGCCGGATGATCTTCGATTCGCAGGGCTTCGTCACGCTGGCGTGGTGGGTGGCGGTGTTCCCCGGAGCGGCGATCTTTGTGATCGTGCTGGCGTTCAACCTCTTGGGTGACGGGCTGCGGGATGTGCTCGATCCCAAGCAGCGCACATCGACCGAAGCCGGGCGTGGCTCATGA
- a CDS encoding ABC transporter substrate-binding protein: MRRSAVLTAALVMFALLAACSTGSRVDLGGPSAGNLTAAIAGEPDQLDPQKSTAYFSFEVLENVFDTLVEPDENLQMRPALAQSWQVSPDQRTWTFRLRPGISWHDGSAFSAADVVYSYRRIIDDKLANADKLSAVRDVSAPDPQTVVINVAHPTPNLLTNLGGFKGMAIVQRHNVETGQIATHPVGTGPFAFAGRTSGDSITLTANKNYWAGAPKIPGVTFRFISEPSTALSALQAGEIDWTDAIPPQRVEQLKGDESIHLAVTPSNDYWYLALNEARKPWNDVRVRQAIAYAIDRGSIVQATSYGTATANQLAIPQGNPWYTPYDRYRRDETRARELLREAGVGDQNLDMLVTSEYPETVTAAQIIADNLGAVGIAVHIRTVDFATWLDEQNSGHFDMLMMGWLGNIDPDDFYYAQHHTGGTSNAQKFSDAEVDRLLDAARIETDQGRRRDDYAKAATIIADKASYIYLYNPSVIQGWSTNLTGYEARRDGAVRFRSAQLKSGGAT; encoded by the coding sequence ATGAGACGCTCGGCGGTGCTGACCGCTGCCCTCGTGATGTTCGCCTTGTTGGCGGCATGTTCGACGGGTTCGCGGGTGGATCTCGGGGGCCCGTCGGCGGGCAACCTCACCGCGGCGATCGCCGGCGAGCCGGATCAGCTCGACCCGCAGAAGAGCACCGCCTACTTCTCCTTCGAGGTGCTCGAGAACGTCTTCGACACCCTCGTCGAGCCGGACGAAAACCTCCAGATGCGACCGGCCCTCGCCCAGTCCTGGCAGGTCTCCCCCGATCAACGCACCTGGACCTTCCGCCTGCGCCCCGGAATCAGCTGGCACGACGGCTCCGCCTTCAGCGCCGCCGACGTCGTCTACTCGTATCGACGGATCATCGACGACAAGCTCGCCAACGCCGACAAACTCAGCGCGGTCCGCGACGTCAGCGCGCCGGATCCGCAGACCGTCGTCATCAACGTGGCACACCCCACCCCGAATCTGCTGACGAACCTCGGCGGGTTCAAGGGTATGGCGATCGTGCAGCGCCACAACGTCGAAACCGGCCAGATCGCAACACATCCGGTGGGCACCGGGCCGTTCGCCTTCGCGGGACGCACCAGTGGTGACTCGATCACGCTGACCGCGAACAAGAATTATTGGGCTGGTGCACCGAAGATTCCCGGCGTGACGTTCCGGTTCATCTCCGAACCATCGACGGCGCTATCGGCATTGCAGGCCGGCGAGATCGACTGGACCGATGCGATTCCGCCCCAGCGCGTGGAGCAACTCAAGGGTGACGAGTCCATACACCTGGCTGTCACCCCGAGCAACGACTACTGGTATCTGGCACTCAACGAGGCCCGCAAACCGTGGAACGACGTCCGGGTGCGGCAGGCCATTGCCTACGCGATCGACCGCGGATCGATCGTGCAAGCCACCAGTTACGGCACCGCGACCGCCAATCAGCTTGCAATTCCACAAGGCAACCCGTGGTACACCCCGTACGACCGCTACCGCCGGGACGAAACTCGCGCCAGAGAATTGTTGCGCGAAGCCGGGGTCGGCGACCAGAACCTGGACATGCTGGTCACCAGCGAATACCCCGAGACCGTCACCGCGGCGCAGATCATCGCCGACAACCTTGGGGCGGTCGGCATTGCGGTGCACATCCGCACGGTCGACTTCGCGACCTGGCTCGACGAGCAGAACAGCGGTCACTTCGACATGTTGATGATGGGCTGGCTGGGCAATATCGATCCTGACGACTTCTACTACGCCCAGCACCACACCGGCGGCACGAGTAACGCCCAGAAGTTCTCCGACGCCGAAGTCGACCGGCTGCTGGACGCGGCGCGCATCGAGACCGACCAAGGCCGCCGCCGGGACGACTATGCCAAGGCGGCGACCATCATCGCCGACAAGGCCAGCTACATCTATCTGTACAACCCCTCGGTGATCCAGGGCTGGTCAACGAACCTGACCGGGTACGAGGCCCGGCGCGACGGTGCGGTGAGATTTCGCTCCGCCCAATTGAAGTCCGGTGGTGCGACGTGA